Within Pseudomonas alloputida, the genomic segment GCCCAGCCGTTGGCCAACATTTCGGTCGGCACGCTGCCAAGGAAGGCCAGTTGCAGCAAGGCGTAGATCGCGGTGGACAGCAACACCGAAAGAATCAGCGCAATCGGGATGGTGCGCTGCGGGTTCTTGACCTCGCTGGCCACCGAAATGATCGGCGTCAGGCCCAGGTAGGCGAAGATGATGCCGCCGGCGGATACGGCCATTTCCACCCCGGACAGGCCGAACGGGGCAAAGCCCTGGACCTCGAAGTTTTCCGGTTTGAAGAAGGTGAACAGTACGCCGATCACCAGCAGCGGCACGATGAACTTGAACACGCTGACCAGGTTGTTGGCCTTGGCGAAGGTTTTCACGCTGCGGTAGTTGAGGAAGAAGAACAGCCCCAGCAGGGCGAACTGCACCAGCCAGCCGAGCACGGTTGGGTCGCTGGAGCCGGCCTTGGTCAGCCCAGGGAACCAGGCGGCGGCGTATTGGCGTGAGGCGACCACTTCGATGGCGATCAGGCTGGAAAAGGCGATCAGGGTGATGAAGCCCATCAGGTAGCCCAACAGTGGACCGTGCGAGTACACCGGGTAGCGCACCACGCCACCGGCGCGGGGCAAGGCGGCGCCCAGCTCGCAGTAGACGATGCCCAGCAGCAGTACGGCGAACCCGCCAAGGAACCAGGAGAGGATGCCGGCCGGGCCGGCGATGGCCGAGACGTGGCTGGCGGCAAACAGCCAGCCGGAGCCGAAGATGGCGCCTAGGCCGATGAAGGTGAGGTCCAGCAGTGATAACTGTTTTTTGAATTTGCCTGACATGGGTTCGCCTTTTTGTTGGTTATTGGATAGGCAGGTCTGATGTCACGAGATGCGGCTTTTTGGGCCGCGCTCTTGTAGGACTTGGGCGGCTTGCGTGGGGCATAGAGTGGACCGATCAGGGCGGCGGTTCTTGATGGTTTTCTGCAAGGGGGATGACGAAATCGGCACAGTTGCAGAAAAACAGTGGTAAGCCGCAAAGCGTGGGGATAGGCTCAAAGCCATACCGGATAAGGGTTTGAGAGATGCAGTGCTAGTGCCGGCCCTTTCGCGGGTGAACCCGCTCCTACAGGTACGGCGCAGAATTCGAAATCTGTGGGGGCCCTGTAGGAGATCACCCAGCCCTTCCGGGCTGCGCTGTCGCGCAGCAAACATGAGGTGTACGGCTTCAGTTCCGCAGCGACGCTGACATTTTGAAAAAGAAAAGGCGGTTGGCCCGGTAGATCGGTACAGATCTATCACGCTTCCCGTCCTCACAGCACTTCTGCTCTTGGTTGGGACTGGCTCCCCCTACCCGAATTTCCGGCGGTCATCGACTGGCAGGTGGTGGGCCCAAAATAGTCAATCGAGCAGCGCAAGCACTCAAGCAGGCTGCATCCAATGCCCGTAACGACAAGGGTTTCATTGGCGCATCGCACCGAGCCAGACTGACTCGAATGGATACCAGCTGCGCCATCAAGGCCACTGCGCATCAGTTGGCACGTCTGGTGTACAACCTGTTAACCAAGAAGCAGGCTTATGTTGAACAAGGTCTTGAGGAGTTCGAAACCAGAAGCCAAGACCGGCAGGTCCGGGCTTTGCTTCGCAAAGCCCGGAAACTGGGGTATCAACTGGTGGCCGCTTGAGTGCTTAGAAAACAATGGGTTGCATTTTGTTTGATGAGAGATCACCCAGCCCTTCCGGGCTGCGCTGTCGCACAGCAAACAGGATGCGCATGACGTCAGATCTGCACTGACATCGAGATCTAGAAAAGCATTCGCCGACTGATCCGGGTAGGTCAGCCGCCGAATACTTTGCTATGGTTCCCAATGCGCGGGAAAGAGGCCGTAGACCGCACTGGTGTGCTGCTTTGCTCCCGAATGAGAGAGTGGCCCAAATGGCATCGGCGTTAATCCCTGTCGGCACAGCTTGCTGTGACCACGTATAGAAGAGTGAACACTTCGCCGCCATTGACCCCGCGCGCCTGTTTTTTTCGCTAGAAAGAACAGTGGGTTATCTTTTGTTTGATAGAAGCGGGTTCACCCGCGAAGAGGCCGGCCCAGCCAGCAGAGAACCGACAGATGACCGACACCCCCCTGGCAACCCTCTACCAGTCCCTCGACCAGCACCGCCCCGCCACCCTCGAGGCCCTGCTCGCCGGCGTATCGCTGTTGCTGCCGATGCTCGACGCCATCCCCAACGCCGCAATCTTCATCAAGGATTCTGCCGCCCGCTATGCGTTGGCCAACAACACACTGGTCCAGCGCTGTGGCCTCAAGCGCCTGCAACCGCTGCTGGGCAAGACCAGCGCCGAAGTGTTTCCGGCACAGTTTGGCCCCGGCTATACCGAGCAGGATCGACGTGTTCTCAAGGAAGGCCTGGTGCTGGAGGACCAGTTGGAGCTGCACCTCTACGGCAGCCGTGAGCCCGGCTGGTGCCTGACCCACAAGCGCCCGCTGTACAACCCTGCCGGCGAAATCATCGGCCTGGTCGGCATCTCGGTCGACTTGCAGTCAGCCGCTGACAGCCACCCCGCCTACCAGCGCCTGGCCGCAGTGGACGAGCACATTCGCCAGCATTTTCACCAGCCGATCAGCATGAGCGAGCTGACCCGCATTGCCGGTATTTCCGTGGCCCAGCTGGAGCGCTATTGCAAGCGGGTGTTCCACCTCACGCCCCGGCAGATGATCCACAAGGCGCGCCTGGAGCATGCCCATCGCCTGCTGCATTCGGAGCTGCCGATCACTGAAGTGGCGATGCGCTGCGGCTACACCGACCACAGCGCCTTCAGCCGCCAGTTCAAGCAGCTGACCGGCTTTACGCCGCGCCAGTACCGCCAGGCTACCGCCGATCAGCTGGCCTGAAACAGCCCCCGCGCCTCGGCAAAGCATTGCTCGGCAATCGCCGAGCGCGGCTCGCTGCGGCGCAGCAGCAGCCCGACCGGGCTGTGGATGGCGGCGTCTGCCACCGGTACGATGCGCAGGTGCTCGCTGAGGTCTTCCAGGCCGCAGTCCAGTGGCATGATCGCGCAGCATATGCCGGTGTTGATGGCCTGGATAAGCTGGAAGCTCGAGTCGCTCTCAAGCACCGCATTGGGCTCCAGACCACGGCTGCGGAAGCTCAGGTCCAGCGACTGGCGGTAGTGCATGCCTTTGCTCAGCAGCCCCAGCGGAATATCGCCGAGCTCGTCCCAGCGCAGCCGGTCGCTGGTGAACTGGAAGTGCCGCGTATCGTGCAGCAGGCCCATGGTGGTGGTGCCCAGTTCGATCACTTCGAAAAAGCTGGTGTTGACCTGGTCCAGGTAGCAGATACCCAGGTCGAGCTGGTTGCGGCTGAGGCCGTCGATGACCTGTTCCGAGCTCAGCGAGCTGAGCTGAAAGTGCAGTTCGGGGTATTTTTCGCGCAGGGGCAGCAGCAGGTGCATGGGGTTGAAACTGGCCAGCGGCACCGTGCCCAGGCGCAGGCTGCCGACCACCTGGCCACGGCAACTGGCAGCCTCGGCCTGCAGGCCGTCATGGGCGGCGAGCAGGGTACGGGCCCAGGCCAGGATGCGCTCGCCGGCCTCGGTGAAACCTTCGAAGCGCTGGCCCCGCTTGACCAGCACCAGGTCCAGTTCGTCTTCCAGGTTGCGCAGGCGCATGGACAGCGTCGGCTGGGTGATATGGCACAGCGCCGCCGCCTGGCCGAAGTGGCGGGTCTGGTCGAGGGCGATGAGGAACTTGAGCTGCTTGATGTCCATGGAAGTGCCTGGCGTCTGGTTATGCAGACCTTAACCCACGTCTGCGATAGATGTCATTGATCGGCCGGTACGTCATATCGATTGGACGCCTCTGGGGGTATGCCTCTAGCGTGGTGAAAATGCCCTTCAAGGAGCTTCACCGTGCGCGTCCAACTTGATGCGGTCTTCGTACCGCTGAACATCGCCGTGCTGACTGTCAGCGACACCCGTACCTACGACAACGATACTTCCGGCGCGCTGCTGGCCAACCGCTCGGTCGAGGTCGGTCACCGGCTGGTGGCGCGAGCGCTGCTCAAGGACGACCTGTACAAGATCCGCGCTCAGGTGGCCAGCTGGATTGCCGATGAACAGGTGCAGGTGGTGCTGATCACCGGAGGTACCGGCTTTACCGGGCGCGACAGCACACCCGAAGCGGTCGAGTGCCTGCTGGACAAGCGTATCGATGGGTTCGGCGAGTTGTTCCGGGCATTGTCGATTCTCGATATTGGCAGCTCGACCGTGCAGAGCCGGGCGTTGGCCGGGTTGTCCAACCGCACGTTGGTATGTTGCCTGCCGGGCTCGACCGGAGCCTGCCGCACCGCCTGGGAAGGCATTCTGGCCGAGCAGCTGGATGCACGGCACCGGCCATGCAACTTCGTCAAACACCTGTTGCCGATGTAGGAGATTCTATGGCCGGAGGCAAATTTTCAGTAAAAACGCCATCGGCCTCTCTCAGCAACCTCGAGGTACGAGTCAGCGTGCCAGAGAATTTCTCCCCAGCATTGGATACTGCCCGTCAGTTTGGGCGGGCTGCGTTGCAGCCCCAGCCTCAGCTGGCCGGCTTGGCACCTCCGGTATATATCTCGGGCTTCCAGTCGGCCTGATGCCTCATCAGGCCGAAGGCCAGCCGAGCCAAGCGACGTGCAAGGATCACCAAGGCTTGAGTGGTTTTCTTCCCCCGGGCTTGGTGATGGGCGTAATACTGCTTCCAGGTCGCGGTTCGACTGCCGCTCATCGAGGCGTTGTACAGGAGTCTACGGACCTCCGAGTCTCCGCGCTTGCTCAACTTCCCTCTGCCTGCCCATTTACCGGATTGGGAAACCGTTACATCCATGCCTAGATAAGCGACAAAGGCGTCGCTGTTCTTGAACTCGCCGCGCATGAAGGACATCACCAGGCCGGCAGCCGTTAAGAAACCAACACCCGGAAGCCTCTGAACACGGCGCATCTGATCGGAAAGCCCCGCCTTCTTGATCACCGCACGCAGCTGTTTTTCCAGCGAAAGCTCTATGCGTTCGAGCACTTCCTCAACACGTTTGAGTTCTGAGGCAAACAATTTGTCGCCCGACAAGCTCATCCGCAGCATGCCGCGCACTGCTACAAGTTTGGCGCGGCGGCGCAGCAGCACCTGGATCTCACGATGCCCGGCTGGTGGCGGAGTCCAAGCCTTCAAAGAGCCCCGCTCGTTGCTCAGGAAGCGGGCGAGCAAAGCGGCATCATGGGCATCTGTTTTTGCCCGTATAGCAACACTTTCCCGGTACTTACTCAGCCTCAGCCCATCGATAACGTATACCGCGAAGCCCGCAGCATGGGCTTGCTCCGCCATTTCCATGTGATAGGTACTGGTCGCTTCGATGGCCAGCGCTGAGCCTTTGGGCAGCGTCTTGAGCCAGGCTTTGATTGCTTTCGGAGTGTTAGGGATGGCGAAGGATTTGGTATTCGGAGCGGCTTGAATCACCAGTTCATCTTTGGAGGTGTCCACGCCAGCTTCGATTGGGATTGCGGACATTGCCATGAATAGCTGCTCCTTGTAGCGTAGTGTGACTTGAAGGGCACACCCTGGCGCAGGCTTGCTTCTATTGTCGCTTGCTCGCGAGGCATTCCTTATCGGCGCTTGGGTGTTGAAAGGAGGAGGGGTGATTTCTCCTACGGTCTGTACTGCGCGAACAGTCAGAAGCGAGTTATGGCCCTCCTCCTCCCTTCAAGTCCTACCATACAAGCGGGTTTACCCGCGAAGAGGCCAGAACAGGCAACCACCCACCGTCAGCTCAACACATACCCCACCGGCAACAAGGCGGGAGGCAGCTGCTGTTCCCCCAATCCGGCCAGCACATCGCGCTCCACAGTCCGCACCATGGCATCGGTCGGCAGGTCGTTCTCATCGCGCCCGAACGGGTCTTCCAGCTCGTTGCCGATCGCATCCAGCCCGAAGAACGTGTACCCCACGATGGTGGTGAACAGCGGTGCCAGCCAGCCCAGCGGCTCGGCCAGGGCAAACGGCAGCAGCAGGCAGAAAATGTAGATAGTACGGTGCAGCAGCAGCGTGTAGGGGAACGGCAAGGGAGTGCCCTTGATCCGCTCACAGGTGGCTTGCACTTCGGTCAGGCCCGCCAGGCGTTGCTCCAGCAGGTTGTAGCGCCATTCGCTGATCTGTTGCTGTGCGGCCAACCGTGAACAGTGTTCGCCGATTTCACGCAGGATGCCGTCGCACACATTGTGCGGGCTGATCGCATCGGCCCGGGCCAGCCACGGCCTGGCAGCTGCCCGTTCGTCCTCGTTACGCAGCCGGGCATTGAGTGCATGGGCGAAACCACACAGGTTGCGCAGCAGTTCGGTGCGCAGTGTTTCGTCGGTAATCACCACGCTTTCCCGCACGAACGAGCGGGTTTCGATAATCAGTTTGCCCCAGGCCTTGCGCCCCTCCCACCAACGGTCATAGCACGCGTTGTTGCGAAAGCTCATGAAGATCGACAGCGACAGGCCCAGCAAGGTGAACGGCGTGGCGCTGACCGGGTAGAAATACGCCGGGTAATGCCGCTCGACCAGCACGATCAGCGCGGCCAGCAGTGTCACCATCAGGCAACGCAGGGCAATGCGTTTGACGATCGACCCCTTGAGGGTGAACAGCACGCGCAACACATCGGTGGAGGGTGGGACGATCATGGAAGTCCAGAGACGGCTGCTCAGCCGCCGGTCATGTTCATGAAGCGCAGGATCTGCACATCGCCACCGACTTCGAAATGATGGCGATAGGGCTTGAGGTGCAGCGAGTCGCGAATGGCCTTTTCCAGGCGTTCGGGGTTGCCCGGGTGGGCGCGCAGCACGTGCTTGAGGTCTACCGAGTGTTCGTTGCCCAGGCACAGCAGCAGGCGGCCTTCGACGGTGAGGCGCACGCGGTTGCAGGTGGCGCAGAAGTTGTGGCTGTGTGGGGAAATGAAGCCGACCCGGGTGTTCGCGGCTTCGGCCAGGCGCCAGTAGCGGGCCGGCCCCATGGACGACTCGGTCGATTCGACCAGCGTGAACTGCTCGGCCAGGCGTGCCCGTACTTCATCGCTGGAGCAGAACGATTCGCCACGTTCATGCTCGCTTATCACCCCCAGCGGCATTTCCTCGATGAAGGTGATGTCCAGCTCGCGTTCGATGGCAAAGCGCACCAGATCGACCAGTTCATGGTCGTTGCGGCCTTTGAGTACCACGCAGTTGAGCTTGGTGCGTTTGAAACCGGCCTGGCGTGCGGCGTCGATGCCGGCGATTACCTGGGCTAGGTCGCCGGTGCGGGTCAGCTGCTTGAAACGGTCGGCATCCAGGCTATCCAGGCTGATGTTCAGGCGTGTCACCCCGGCGTCGAACAGCGGCTGAGCCAGGCGCCCGAGTTGCGAGCCGTTGCTGGTCAGGCACAGCTCGCGCAGGCCGGGCAGGGCGGCGATGCGCCCGCACAGGTCGACGATGCCCTGGCGTACCAGTGGCTCGCCACCCGTCAGGCGGATCTTTCGGGTGCCCAGCGCGACGAAGCGTTCGGCCACCTGGAACAGTTCTTCGAGGCT encodes:
- a CDS encoding IS110-like element ISPpu10 family transposase, encoding MAMSAIPIEAGVDTSKDELVIQAAPNTKSFAIPNTPKAIKAWLKTLPKGSALAIEATSTYHMEMAEQAHAAGFAVYVIDGLRLSKYRESVAIRAKTDAHDAALLARFLSNERGSLKAWTPPPAGHREIQVLLRRRAKLVAVRGMLRMSLSGDKLFASELKRVEEVLERIELSLEKQLRAVIKKAGLSDQMRRVQRLPGVGFLTAAGLVMSFMRGEFKNSDAFVAYLGMDVTVSQSGKWAGRGKLSKRGDSEVRRLLYNASMSGSRTATWKQYYAHHQARGKKTTQALVILARRLARLAFGLMRHQADWKPEIYTGGAKPAS
- the moaA gene encoding GTP 3',8-cyclase MoaA, with translation MEQNSRALIDGFNRKIDYLRMSVTDRCDFRCVYCMAEDMQFLPRQQILSLEELFQVAERFVALGTRKIRLTGGEPLVRQGIVDLCGRIAALPGLRELCLTSNGSQLGRLAQPLFDAGVTRLNISLDSLDADRFKQLTRTGDLAQVIAGIDAARQAGFKRTKLNCVVLKGRNDHELVDLVRFAIERELDITFIEEMPLGVISEHERGESFCSSDEVRARLAEQFTLVESTESSMGPARYWRLAEAANTRVGFISPHSHNFCATCNRVRLTVEGRLLLCLGNEHSVDLKHVLRAHPGNPERLEKAIRDSLHLKPYRHHFEVGGDVQILRFMNMTGG
- a CDS encoding AraC family transcriptional regulator, which translates into the protein MTDTPLATLYQSLDQHRPATLEALLAGVSLLLPMLDAIPNAAIFIKDSAARYALANNTLVQRCGLKRLQPLLGKTSAEVFPAQFGPGYTEQDRRVLKEGLVLEDQLELHLYGSREPGWCLTHKRPLYNPAGEIIGLVGISVDLQSAADSHPAYQRLAAVDEHIRQHFHQPISMSELTRIAGISVAQLERYCKRVFHLTPRQMIHKARLEHAHRLLHSELPITEVAMRCGYTDHSAFSRQFKQLTGFTPRQYRQATADQLA
- a CDS encoding LysR family transcriptional regulator, with the translated sequence MDIKQLKFLIALDQTRHFGQAAALCHITQPTLSMRLRNLEDELDLVLVKRGQRFEGFTEAGERILAWARTLLAAHDGLQAEAASCRGQVVGSLRLGTVPLASFNPMHLLLPLREKYPELHFQLSSLSSEQVIDGLSRNQLDLGICYLDQVNTSFFEVIELGTTTMGLLHDTRHFQFTSDRLRWDELGDIPLGLLSKGMHYRQSLDLSFRSRGLEPNAVLESDSSFQLIQAINTGICCAIMPLDCGLEDLSEHLRIVPVADAAIHSPVGLLLRRSEPRSAIAEQCFAEARGLFQAS
- the moaB gene encoding molybdenum cofactor biosynthesis protein B, with amino-acid sequence MRVQLDAVFVPLNIAVLTVSDTRTYDNDTSGALLANRSVEVGHRLVARALLKDDLYKIRAQVASWIADEQVQVVLITGGTGFTGRDSTPEAVECLLDKRIDGFGELFRALSILDIGSSTVQSRALAGLSNRTLVCCLPGSTGACRTAWEGILAEQLDARHRPCNFVKHLLPM
- a CDS encoding bestrophin family protein yields the protein MIVPPSTDVLRVLFTLKGSIVKRIALRCLMVTLLAALIVLVERHYPAYFYPVSATPFTLLGLSLSIFMSFRNNACYDRWWEGRKAWGKLIIETRSFVRESVVITDETLRTELLRNLCGFAHALNARLRNEDERAAARPWLARADAISPHNVCDGILREIGEHCSRLAAQQQISEWRYNLLEQRLAGLTEVQATCERIKGTPLPFPYTLLLHRTIYIFCLLLPFALAEPLGWLAPLFTTIVGYTFFGLDAIGNELEDPFGRDENDLPTDAMVRTVERDVLAGLGEQQLPPALLPVGYVLS